A window of Candidatus Eisenbacteria bacterium contains these coding sequences:
- the rplK gene encoding 50S ribosomal protein L11, producing MAKTVTATVKFQVPAGNATPAPPVGPALGQYGINIMEFCKAFNARTANQPGLIIPVVITIYQDKSFTFVTKTPPASVLLKRAAGIAKASGEPNKTKVGKVTMAQVKEIAELKKVDLNANDIGKAANMIKGTARSMGIEVEE from the coding sequence ATGGCTAAGACTGTAACGGCAACGGTGAAATTTCAAGTCCCTGCCGGGAATGCGACTCCTGCTCCACCTGTAGGGCCGGCGCTGGGGCAGTACGGAATAAACATAATGGAGTTCTGCAAGGCATTCAATGCAAGGACTGCGAACCAGCCGGGACTCATAATCCCCGTTGTGATCACAATCTATCAGGACAAATCGTTCACGTTTGTCACGAAGACTCCTCCTGCTTCGGTTCTCCTGAAGAGGGCGGCCGGGATTGCAAAGGCATCCGGCGAACCGAACAAAACCAAAGTGGGCAAAGTCACGATGGCCCAGGTGAAGGAGATTGCCGAGCTGAAGAAAGTTGACTTGAACGCGAACGATATCGGGAAGGCAGCAAACATGATAAAGGGGACTGCGAGAAGCATGGGCATAGAGGTCGAGGAATAA